CAATACACTTCAAGCCAAAGTTTCGATAAACAATCCGGACCCAAGGTTACGTCCAGGCATGCTGGTACGTGGTAAATTCTTCTCAAGCGGCCAGCAAAGCACAGTGGCCAGTGACTCAAGACCCTCAGGGAGATTGGCTCTCTATGTTCCCGAGGCAGCACTTTTTGAGATGAGTGGGAACTCAGCCAAGGTCTGGGTGGCAAGTGAGAGTGACACTGTAGAAATGCGTGATCTCACCCTGACTCAAGTGACCAGGGAAAACCACAGACAAGTCACTGAAGGGCTTCGCTCAGGGGAACAGGTTATCCTACCTCCTTTCGATAACATCACTCCAGGAGACCGCATCATCCCCACTCCAACCAAACTCTCTAGCAAATGATCTCCATAAACAACCTCACCAAATCATTCACCAAAGGTAAAGTGACCATCACCCCCCTGAAGGAGCTTTCCCTCAATGTCGAGACGGGTGAATTCCTCGCCCTGATGGGGCCATCAGGCTCTGGAAAGACCACCTTGCTGAACATGATCGCGGGAATTGATTCACCCAGCTCTGGTTCGCTAGAGGTCTCAGGCAGAGACATAGCCAAACTATCGCGTTCAGCCCTGACCAAGTGGCGATCCGAGCATGTGGGCTATATTTTCCAGCTCTATCATTTGGTCCCTGTACTGACTGCCTTTGAAAATATCGAACTCCCTCTCCTTCTCACGAAGATGAGCAAAGCCGAGCGCAAAGAGAAAGTCCTCGCCGCGCTGGAGCTCGTTGGTTTACAGGACAGAGCGAATCACCGCCCTACCGAGCTATCCGGAGGACAGGAACAACGTGTCGCGATCGCCCGCGCCATAGTGCATGACCCCGACTTGCTGGTAGCTGACGAGCCGACCGGAGATCTTGATCGCGAATCAGCTGACTCGATCCTCGGACTCCTTCGCGCTCTAGCAGCGGATCATAGTAAGACCATCATCATGGTAACCCATGATCCGAAGGCTGCTGCAGCGGCTCACCGCACTCTTCATCTCGAAAAAGGCCAACTGGTCGATGAGCCTGAACCAATCGAAAAAGTCCGATGAAGTTTTTTCTATTAGCACTGAAGAACGTTACCCGGCATCGGATCAGGTCTCTCCTCACCGTGCTCGGGGTAGCAGCTGGTATGTTTCTTTTCACCTCGGTTGAAACCATGCAGTTCTCGCTGGCTCAAGCCACGGAAGAAACCGCGGATGACACCACGCTGGTCGTCTATCGCGAGAACCGTTTCTGCCCGTCCACATCACGTTTACCTGAGCACTACCTTCCTGTCATTGAGAGAATTGAGGGCGTCACCAGTGTCATCCCTATCCAGATCGCCGTCAATAACTGCGGTGCCTCTTTGGATGTGATCACCTTCCGTGGCATCCCTCCAGAACGACTGAAAAAGTATAACCCGGAACTCCAGATCATCTCAGGATCCTATGATAATTTCCTGAAGCGATCCGATGCAGCGCTGGTAGGCGAGCAATTCGCCAAACGACGAGGCCTTTCCCCCGGACAGAACTTCGAAGCCGTCGGTGTCAATGTCTACGTGGCTGGCATCATCAGCTCTCAATCACCGCAGGATAACAACGTGGCCTACGTCCACTTACCCTTCCTCCAGCAAGCCTCAAAGATCGGCCTGGGTATCGTCACGCAATTCAATGTCAAAGTGAGCTCTGCCAGCAAGCTGGATGCAATCGCCAAACAAATCGATGACACCTTTAGCTCCGATCAGCAACCGACTAACACTCGTCCAGAAAAAGCCTTCTTTGCTGATACCGCCAAGCAAATGATCCAGCTCATCGGCTTCACTCGCTGGCTTGGTCTGGGAGCCGTACTCGCCGTACTCCTTCTCGTCGCCAATGCTGTGCTTCTCATTGTGCGTGGCAGAGTCAAAGAGACGGCCATTTTACAAACCATTGGCTACTCACGTTTCGCCATAGCCCAAGTTGTTTCCTATGAAGGCATCTTGCTCGGCTTAATCGGCGGTTTGATTGGAGTCCTCGGCTCAGTGGCCTTCTTCTACTTACAGGCATTCACACTTGGCAATGAAGGTCTCACTCTCGCCATCACGCCGGACCTAGCTGTTACCTTGAAAGGTCTGATCGTAGCTTTGCTTCTTAGTCTCGTAGCCTCCATCTACCCAGCCTGGAAAGCCACTTCCAAACCTTTAGCCGAGAGCCTCAAACACTAACATCATGCTTCCATTCACTTACGCACTTAGAAACCTCTTCAGGGACCCTTCCCGTCTGGCCCAGACTGTAGGAGGTGCTGCATTGGTGGTTTTGCTGATGGTGTCTGCGGCAGCGCTAAACCACGGCATGACTCAGGTACTCTCAGCCTCAGGATCTCCCAATAATGTAATCATCATGGGTGCTGGCTCAGAGGAATCCATCGAACGCTCGGAAGTCCATCTGGAGGCAGAAGCTGCGGCAGCCACCGGCATTGACAATACAGCGACTATTCTTGGAACACCTGCCGTCTCCGGTGAGATCACCTACCAAGCTCCCATCAGGACAGAATCAGGGAAAGAGGAACCCGCCCTGCTGCGTGGAGTGCTTCCCAAAGCCCTGCTCGTCCACACGACAGTAAGACTGCTCGAAGGCACCTTTCCAAATTCCGGAGAAGTCATGGTGGGGAAACTTGCACACAGGAAGCTTGGCATTCCGGAGAACGAAATTGCCGTTGGCAAGACCCTCTATTTTGGCAACGTTGCCCATAAGATCAGTGGGATCTTTTCAGCCCCAGGCACCGTGCTGGAATCTGAAATCTGGTTCGATCGCAATGACCTCTCCACCCTAACGCAGCGTGATACCCTATCCGCGATTTACGCACGATTGGACAGCCCGGAGGACTTCGACAATGCTCATGTATTCACACTCCTCAGAAACGACTTAGAGCTCTCAGCTCTGCGCGAGGATGACTACTATTCGAAACTCGAAAGCTTCTACGCCCCTATTAAGATCATGATCTGGCTAACTGTTTCCTTGGTTGCAGCCGGAGCTATCTTTGGAGGTTTGAATACACTCTATGCGGCTTTCGGCTCTCGTACACGCGAAATGGCCACACTCCAGTCCATTGGCTATACGCGCAAAGCTCTGTTAGTTTCACTCCTACAGGAATCTTTGTTAGCCACCATGACGGGCACCTTGATCGCCCTGCTCATCGCTTCACTATTTCTCGAAGGGATCACCGTGCCATTTTCAGTAGGTACGTTTACCCTAACGCTTTCCCCCTCTGTCCTCATCACGGGCTTAACGACTGGGCTTTTGCTCGGCACACTGGGAGCGCTTCCCCCAGCGATACGAACCCTTGCCCCCAAACTCAACAAAGCACTAAGATCTTAAACAACAGATAAACCATGAAGAAAACAATAACAGCAAGCATCACTGGACTCAGCCTTCTTTTCCTCGCCAGCTGTGGCGACAAGCCCGCTGAACAGAACTCAGCTCAAAGCGAACAACCGCAAGCCTCACCTCTGGAAAATATCGTGCTGAAAGACGAGCCTACAACCGCCATCTCTATCGCTGAAGCAAAGCAAAAGCCAACCCCAGGCAAAGAGGTGACCATTAAAGCTAAGGTCATCGGACGCTCCGCTCCCATCGTAGACGGGCTTGCGGTCATACTCGTCGGAGATCCAGAGAAGCTGACCTCATGTGATCTCATGCCTGACGACCACTGCACCACTCCATGGGATGTATGCTGCGATGATCCTGATGAAATCAAAAACCATACTGCAACCATTCAAGTACTCGATAAAGACGGCAAGCTGGTCAAGAATAGCCTCAGAGGTATCGGTGGTCTCAAAGAGCTGAGCTACCTCACCATTTCTGGGGTTATCGACGAGAAATCCAGTAAGGATAATCTCGTGATCAACGCCTCAGGCATCTACATCAAGCCATAGTCACTTACTCAACAGGCCTTCCGCAACGCTTGCGGAAGGCTTACCCAAACCACACCTCACTCATCTACCATGTCCTGCTGCTCAAAGCCAAAGAAGGAGGAAAAGCCCAGCTGCTGCTCATCCGGTGGCAAGAAGAAGATTGACTGGATCTTCTGGATTTCCTTGGCCGTCATCGTGATCGCCTACCCGCTTCACTTCTTCATGCATGGCAAGATGGAGACAAAGCTCGGCATCTTCACCCACGGCGTCTTTGAACTGATCAACCAGATGTGGTGGGGGGTACTCTTTGGAATCGCTGCACTCGGCTTTATCGGCAAAGTCCCGCGTGAGCTCATCCAGAATTTTCTAGGACAAGGCGGCACGCTGCGCGGCATAGCCAGAGCCTGTGGTGCAGGCCTTCTGCTAGACCTCTGTAATCATGGCATCCTAATGGTCGGAGCCAAGCTCTACGAGCGAGGAGCCTCATTGGGGCAGGTCTTCGCCTTTCTCATTGCCAGCCCCTGGAACTCACTCTCACTGACCCTGATCCTCTGGTCCTTGGTCGGCCTAAAATGGACCCTTCTATTCATTCTTGGCTCAGCGGTAATTGCGATCATTGCAGGCTATCTAACGGATAAGATCATTAGCAATTCATCCTTACCCAAGAACCCTAACACCCTGCCCCACGATCCAGATTTCAAACTCAGAAAAGAGATCAAAGAACGATGGAAGCAGACCAAATTCACCAAGCAGTTTTTCTTCTCCGCACTCAAAGACGGCGTACTTGAATCCAAGATGATCATTCGCTGGCTTTTCCTAGGTACAATCATGGCCGCGGGCCTTCGCGCCTTTATCCAGCCGGAAACATTTTCCGATTGGTTCGGCCCCTCTGTACTCGGATTAGTCTTCACCCTCATTGGCGCCACTGTCATCGAGGTGTGCTCTGAAGGCTCCTTACCGATCGGCACCGACCTACTCAACCGCGCAGGCGCACCTGGTAACGCCTTTGCCTTTCTGATGGCTGGAGCCTCCACCGACTACACCGAAATCATGGTGCTGCGTGAAACCACCAAGTCCCTCAAGCTTACATTCTTGCTACCCATACTTACACTTCCCCAGATCATTCTCATCGCCCTGATGATGAATGCTATCCAATAAAAGACTGAACCTTTTCAGCTACCAGACGATTCTTTGAAATGATATAGACACTTCCCTATGAAGTGTTCATCTATCATCCCCATCGTCGTATCATTGCTTACACCTGCTCTGCTTGGCCAAGTCGCGGAGGTCGAACTGGATGTTTCCACACCTGCAATTTCCAAATCTATCCGAGGCTCCATCTATCCCCTGATCTGGCAGGCCACGATTGACAAAGAAAACATCACCATCCCCCTATCCGAAGTCTCAGCCTACGGCGTGCAGGAATACGCGGTGGGCACCACCACCTATGTGCGGGAACTTACCATTACTCTCAAGTCCAGGAGCGTGATTCGCGCCTACTACCTCACCAACAGGCTCAAGGATGAGTTTGACCAGAGCAGGACAGTCGAAATCCTCACGCGGGCTCACAAGCGTCTCAGTGGCCAATAGGTCAATCCCGTCTACAAGATCATGCCGGAGACTACCCACAAGCAGGTACTCGAGTACCGAGTCGAAAACAAAGCTTCTGTGGACACCCTTTACCAAAGTCTACACAAGACCTACATAAAGTACCTCATCAAAGACCTCGTCCCCAGCCAGCGCCAAGATGCCATCGCCTCTATCAAGATCGAAACTGGCAAGGAAGATGAAGAAGTAGAACTAGAAGGAGCCGAGTAAGTGATTACCCCTGTAGGCTCAGGCTGTCTGAGCCTTAGTCCAAGTACCTATGAGAACAAAATTTCTGTTCCTAGCTGACCATTAAACCCTGTTCTACTCAGCCATGTATCAACCTACATAAAATGCAGCAGCCAATCGGTTCACTTCAATGGTAGGTTCACTCTCTTGTCTGACTGTACTCGCCCCCCACTGTGACCGCAGAGACAAACTCTCCAATCCCCAACCTCTTCCTGCGCACCTCAGTTCTGCAGAATTAAAGTCACCTGACAATAAGGCGAATGGATCCCTGGAGCCATTCGCCTCATCCTAACAAATTCTTCTAATAGCGCCACTCCGCGCCGATTGAGAACGTGCGTTGGCGCTCGGGGCGATTGGTATAAGCTATTTCGTCGAAGAGGTTATCGATGCGGGCGTTCAGAGAGATTCCGCTGTCGAACCTGTATTGTGCGCTGAGGTCAAAGATCAGCCTCTCACCGACTGCCTGATAGGTGTTCTTCGTGTCGGCATTATCGATACGTTCGAAGATGTGGCTCTGGTAGCGTCCGCCTATGGCAGTTTCGAGATTTTCGCTCCAGCGATAGCGCAAGCTAGCGTTAGCACGCCACTTGGGCACACCGGGGTATTCGTTGCCCTCGACAGTCGGGTTTGTGTCATAGCGCTCGATCTCGCTATGCATCCAGCCTGCACCAAATGAAGCCTCAAGCCTAGGGATGAGGAAGTCACGGCGGAGCACGAAGGCTTCGAGTCCGTAAGTTTTGACTTCGTCAATGTTGTTGTACGAAGGTGGCTGGCGCGGAGGTGGCGGCAATCCTGGACCGGATGGACCGGAAGGATCGACAAACTGCTGGAGTATGGCGTCCTCCGTCGTGTTCTGGAAGAAGGTCAGACGGACGCGGCCTTTCTCTAGATTGCGTATCCAGGAGAGCTCGATGCTATCGCTGACTTCAGGCTGCAAGTCAGGGTTGCTGAGAATGAGCGTGCCGTCCACGTCTTCTTCCAGGCGATAAAGCTCCTGCACGAGCGGGAAGCGGTAAGTATGGGCCAGGTTGAGACTGAGGCGGTCCTCCGAATTAATCTCATACTCCAGCGTAAACTTCGGGGAGAGGCCAGTTTCCTCGCGATCCTCGTAACGGTCGCGTTCGATCGAAGTAACCGGGGGGCCAGGAGGTAGGCTAGTTACCGTATAGTCAGCGAAGCCATCGCTACTGACCCAGCGCTCAGCACGAAGTCCGGCGATCGCTTTCCAGTTGTCCGCAATTTGCCATCCGAGTGTAGCAAACAAAGCGTGGACGTCGGTTTGCCCACCAGTACGCTGGTCGAAGCTGCCGTCACCGTTGAGGTTGAGGTTTTCAAGCACGCCCCGTGTCCATTCGTAGCCGACATAGCCATCGAGAGTTTCGTGGCCGAAGATCTCTGACTTGGAGAAAGTCGCTTTACCGTTAAGCCAATAGGCATCAGGTGTTTCAGTGATCCGATTGGCGTTTTCATTGACGCTTTCGAGAATCTGAAAGGCACTTAAGGTGAGGTCGTATGTCCAGTCACGGGGAAGATCTCCACTAAGGCCGAGGCCATTGAGCCACTCCGACTCGCGGCGGGTTTCACTGCCGGCTAGACCTGGGTTGATACGGAAAGGGCGCCCCTCGAATACGGCGTTTCCTGAGTTCACAGGCTGGCCGGTGTTAGCATGAGTAAGGTAACTTTCCGGATCATCAGCCACAGACTTGCGCTCTGAGTAGCGGCTCGTCCAGCGCAGTGTGGCGGTTTCAAAATAGTGCTCCAGATCAAGCGCCACTGTCCCCACGGTGGTTTGGCGAGTTCCCTGAGAACCATAGACAAGGCGTTCTTCGCCCTCGGGGTTTTTGTCTAGATAAGCGCCGGTTACCGGAGTCGGCGGACCTCCCGGTTCTGGACCAAAATTCGTAGTGGTGAAAAAGCGCTGAGGGTTACCCTCCTCCTCGAGGTAGCTGCCTGAGATACCAAATCCCCAGTCACCTATCCGCTCACTAACACGGAAATTGGTACGGTAGCCCTCGTACACATCGTCGGTTCCGTAGAGGTCGAAATCATGCCAGAAGTAGCGAATGCCAGCCTCTACCGCCCTCTGGTCGACCGGGAGAGTGCGGTAGTGAATGACACCTGCCGAGGCGTAACCACCGTAGGCTGCGGAAAAAGGACCATACTGTAATTCCACAGAATCAATTGTCTGTGGATCTACGAGATTGAGACGGGGCGCCCCCGCCGCACCCGCCCTAAGTGGGTTGGAGATAGGAAAGCCGTCGACCAGTACCCAGAGCCTACCGTTGGCCAGTGCGCTTTGATCGCGCACTGCGATAAGCGACTCGTCCGAGCCGATAGCCGGCTTGTTCACATTGACATTGGGGAAGTAGCGCAGCAGATCAGCCGCATCAGTCGGCTCCCATACCGCGAAATCATCGCGGTAGAGCTCAGGCCTGGTGCCTGGCGCATCCACTGGATTTGAATTGGCCGTGATGACGGACTCTTCCAATTGGTAGATCGGATCTTTGGGTAGATCTTCATCTGCATGGAGCCCACCTGTTACAGCAAGCAGAGGTAAAAGTTTGAGGTGTAGGGTCTGTTTCATCAGTGATGTCTTCACAAGATTTGAGGCATAGGGAGTACCCCTCGTTATGGGTTATTTCGTCAAGTGCATTCGTTCTTGGCATCTCCTAACAAAAAGCTTCCAACCCCGTCATACACTACGATTAAAATGAAAGAATGTTCCACCGAACCACCTCATCTATTTATGATCACAATGTGGAAACACAAATAAAACTTGTCTCAAATCACCCGATATCAATGTTGTGATAACAGTCGATATCAATTCGGATTTTAACTGCTTAATTTTACGTGAAATGTGGCACTATTAATACTCGGCCCGATACACGATATATATTCTGTCTTTCAGCTCCTTAGCTTTGTACCCGGGCATCTCTGGTAAATTCTTTCCCTCAAACAGTATCAAATACCTATTTCCATTGTGGACGAAGCTTACAGCATCAGGATCTTCAATGGAGCCGACCAGCTTTTGAAAAAATGTTTTTCCATTAAGTTGTGCACACTCTGAAAACATATCTGTCGTAAACATATAGTCACCGGGCCCCATTATCGGATTATCATCCACCAGATTATCATTGATAGGTATGGATATACTATCCACACACTCCAGCCAGCAGTCTGCATCCAGGGAGTCAGGATTACGACTACATGCACATAGCAACAAGGCAGATACAAACAATAACAGTTTCATGATTTCAATTAGCCATCCAATATTTTGGGCATTGGATTCGGTTCAGGTGTCACGGTGTTGTGTCACAATTAGAGTTTCTGAACCCTTTATTTACAAGGAACCCCTATTTAATCAAGGTTTTCGGGGTAATTGGAGGCGGAGGCGGGATTCGAACCCGCGAATGTCGGTTTTGCAAACCGATGCCTTAGACCACTTGGCCACTCCGCCTTGGATGTTTTGGCTCCACCGTTTGGTGGTGCGGGGAGTTCCTACCCGCTCTCTCGCTGGCTGTCAACAGAACAAAGCGAGAAATTCCTCAACTTTGCCTATTTTTCTCCCAGTTCATCAGTGATTGCGGCCTCTATCGCCTTGAGCATCAACTTGATTTCATCCTCATTGATGGCCAAGGGTGGCATGACAACAATCGTGTCCAAAATCGCTCTGGTGAGGAGTCCGTGCTTTCTGGCGGCGACACAGACCTTTTCCCCCACTCGTTCAGCAGGCTCAAATGGTAAACCGTCCTGCTGGCGCAGCTCGATGCCGGCCACCAAGCCGCATTGGCGGACATCCCACACCCAGGCGCTGCCTTGCTTCAGCTCCTGCAAGGCCTCCTGCAGCAGGCTGATCTTAGGCTGCAGGATCTCGAGGGTTCTTTCCTGCTCGAACACTTCCAGGCTGGCCAAGGCCGCCGCACAGCCAAGCTGACTCGCCGTGTAGCTGTGACCATAATAGAATGCGCGCTCTGCACCTCCGAGGAAGCCTTCATAGATCGATTCCCGAACCATCGTGGCAGCCATCGGGAGATAACCTCCGGTCAGCCCCTTAGCCAGGCAGAGGAAATCGGGCACCACGCCGTCGTGCTGGCAGGCGAACATTTTCCCAGTCCGCCCAAAGCCAGTCATGACCTCATCCAGGATGAGGAAAATCCCCTGCTCTTCTGTAAAATCTCTGAGTTCACGCAGCATACTCTCGGGCCAGACATGGATCTGATTCACCCCCTGCACCATGGGCTCAATGACCACACCCGCGACTCTCTCCAGCCCCTCGAGGGCTTTCAATTCTTCCACACTAGTGACGAATCTGACGGGGAAACCGAACTTGCGAAATCGCGAGAAAAAGGCATCCACCCCACCCAGGCTGGCAGCCCCCATGGTATCTCCATGATAGCAATTGATGAAGGCCACGAATTCGGTGCGTTCTTCTTCCTGGTTCTGCAGCCGGTACTGGATCGCCATTTTGAGAGCGCACTCGATGGCGGTGGAGCCGTCATCGCTGAAGAAGGTCCGTTTGAGCTCGGTCCCTTCAAAAAAGCCTGCCAGCTTGCGGGCTAGCTCTCCCGCCTTAGGATGGGCAAAGCCAAGGTAGGACGTATGAGCCACCTGATCAAGCTGCTGCTTGATCGCAGTATTAATCGCCGGATGGTTGTGGCCATGGACATTGGTCCAGATAGAAGCATTTCCATCAATGTAGCGATTCCCCTCAGTATCTTCTAACCATACCCCCTCACCTCTGACCAACATGAGAGGTTCATGCTCGGCAGCAGTCCATTCGGATTGCCGGGTAAATGGGTGCCAACAAAACTCCTTGTCGTCACTGATAGCCTGCCTGCTCATCTCATCCATACAATGCAGGCATAAATCACTCACCTGCGATCATCAACACCAATACGTCCCAACTGGTATAGCTATTGGGCTATTCAAATTTCACTAAATTCTCCACTAATTTACGTATTTTGACGATTAAGTTGAAATATTTACCATTTTGATTCAGTTTAATGACCATTACCAAAAACATCATGGAAGAAACACGCAGAAACTTCATTAAAAAGACTGGTACGGTGGCCGCATTGAGCGCTCTCCCTGTAGCCTCCTACGCGCAGTCCTCCGCAAAATCTGAAATCAAAGTCGCACTGATCGGCTGTGGTGGCCGTGGTACTGGCGCTGCCTCTCAAACCCTGAATGTAGAAGGCACAAAACTTGTCGCGATCGCAGACGCCTTCGGCGATAACCTCAAGACCTGCCTTGACCGCCTCAAAAACCAATACAAAGAGAAGGTCGACATTCCTAAAGAGCGTCAATTTGTTGGATTCGATGCCTATAAGGGTGCGATTGATGCAGCGGACGTTGTTATCCTAACAACACCTCCAGG
Above is a genomic segment from Rubritalea squalenifaciens DSM 18772 containing:
- a CDS encoding ABC transporter ATP-binding protein: MISINNLTKSFTKGKVTITPLKELSLNVETGEFLALMGPSGSGKTTLLNMIAGIDSPSSGSLEVSGRDIAKLSRSALTKWRSEHVGYIFQLYHLVPVLTAFENIELPLLLTKMSKAERKEKVLAALELVGLQDRANHRPTELSGGQEQRVAIARAIVHDPDLLVADEPTGDLDRESADSILGLLRALAADHSKTIIMVTHDPKAAAAAHRTLHLEKGQLVDEPEPIEKVR
- a CDS encoding permease, with protein sequence MSCCSKPKKEEKPSCCSSGGKKKIDWIFWISLAVIVIAYPLHFFMHGKMETKLGIFTHGVFELINQMWWGVLFGIAALGFIGKVPRELIQNFLGQGGTLRGIARACGAGLLLDLCNHGILMVGAKLYERGASLGQVFAFLIASPWNSLSLTLILWSLVGLKWTLLFILGSAVIAIIAGYLTDKIISNSSLPKNPNTLPHDPDFKLRKEIKERWKQTKFTKQFFFSALKDGVLESKMIIRWLFLGTIMAAGLRAFIQPETFSDWFGPSVLGLVFTLIGATVIEVCSEGSLPIGTDLLNRAGAPGNAFAFLMAGASTDYTEIMVLRETTKSLKLTFLLPILTLPQIILIALMMNAIQ
- a CDS encoding ABC transporter permease translates to MKFFLLALKNVTRHRIRSLLTVLGVAAGMFLFTSVETMQFSLAQATEETADDTTLVVYRENRFCPSTSRLPEHYLPVIERIEGVTSVIPIQIAVNNCGASLDVITFRGIPPERLKKYNPELQIISGSYDNFLKRSDAALVGEQFAKRRGLSPGQNFEAVGVNVYVAGIISSQSPQDNNVAYVHLPFLQQASKIGLGIVTQFNVKVSSASKLDAIAKQIDDTFSSDQQPTNTRPEKAFFADTAKQMIQLIGFTRWLGLGAVLAVLLLVANAVLLIVRGRVKETAILQTIGYSRFAIAQVVSYEGILLGLIGGLIGVLGSVAFFYLQAFTLGNEGLTLAITPDLAVTLKGLIVALLLSLVASIYPAWKATSKPLAESLKH
- a CDS encoding ABC transporter permease, whose translation is MLPFTYALRNLFRDPSRLAQTVGGAALVVLLMVSAAALNHGMTQVLSASGSPNNVIIMGAGSEESIERSEVHLEAEAAAATGIDNTATILGTPAVSGEITYQAPIRTESGKEEPALLRGVLPKALLVHTTVRLLEGTFPNSGEVMVGKLAHRKLGIPENEIAVGKTLYFGNVAHKISGIFSAPGTVLESEIWFDRNDLSTLTQRDTLSAIYARLDSPEDFDNAHVFTLLRNDLELSALREDDYYSKLESFYAPIKIMIWLTVSLVAAGAIFGGLNTLYAAFGSRTREMATLQSIGYTRKALLVSLLQESLLATMTGTLIALLIASLFLEGITVPFSVGTFTLTLSPSVLITGLTTGLLLGTLGALPPAIRTLAPKLNKALRS
- the bioA gene encoding adenosylmethionine--8-amino-7-oxononanoate transaminase, with amino-acid sequence MSRQAISDDKEFCWHPFTRQSEWTAAEHEPLMLVRGEGVWLEDTEGNRYIDGNASIWTNVHGHNHPAINTAIKQQLDQVAHTSYLGFAHPKAGELARKLAGFFEGTELKRTFFSDDGSTAIECALKMAIQYRLQNQEEERTEFVAFINCYHGDTMGAASLGGVDAFFSRFRKFGFPVRFVTSVEELKALEGLERVAGVVIEPMVQGVNQIHVWPESMLRELRDFTEEQGIFLILDEVMTGFGRTGKMFACQHDGVVPDFLCLAKGLTGGYLPMAATMVRESIYEGFLGGAERAFYYGHSYTASQLGCAAALASLEVFEQERTLEILQPKISLLQEALQELKQGSAWVWDVRQCGLVAGIELRQQDGLPFEPAERVGEKVCVAARKHGLLTRAILDTIVVMPPLAINEDEIKLMLKAIEAAITDELGEK
- a CDS encoding TonB-dependent receptor gives rise to the protein MKQTLHLKLLPLLAVTGGLHADEDLPKDPIYQLEESVITANSNPVDAPGTRPELYRDDFAVWEPTDAADLLRYFPNVNVNKPAIGSDESLIAVRDQSALANGRLWVLVDGFPISNPLRAGAAGAPRLNLVDPQTIDSVELQYGPFSAAYGGYASAGVIHYRTLPVDQRAVEAGIRYFWHDFDLYGTDDVYEGYRTNFRVSERIGDWGFGISGSYLEEEGNPQRFFTTTNFGPEPGGPPTPVTGAYLDKNPEGEERLVYGSQGTRQTTVGTVALDLEHYFETATLRWTSRYSERKSVADDPESYLTHANTGQPVNSGNAVFEGRPFRINPGLAGSETRRESEWLNGLGLSGDLPRDWTYDLTLSAFQILESVNENANRITETPDAYWLNGKATFSKSEIFGHETLDGYVGYEWTRGVLENLNLNGDGSFDQRTGGQTDVHALFATLGWQIADNWKAIAGLRAERWVSSDGFADYTVTSLPPGPPVTSIERDRYEDREETGLSPKFTLEYEINSEDRLSLNLAHTYRFPLVQELYRLEEDVDGTLILSNPDLQPEVSDSIELSWIRNLEKGRVRLTFFQNTTEDAILQQFVDPSGPSGPGLPPPPRQPPSYNNIDEVKTYGLEAFVLRRDFLIPRLEASFGAGWMHSEIERYDTNPTVEGNEYPGVPKWRANASLRYRWSENLETAIGGRYQSHIFERIDNADTKNTYQAVGERLIFDLSAQYRFDSGISLNARIDNLFDEIAYTNRPERQRTFSIGAEWRY